Proteins co-encoded in one Paraburkholderia edwinii genomic window:
- a CDS encoding oxidoreductase, whose product MTSQLKIGLMGYGYAGATFHAPVVEHCGHAQLAAIATGQPDKARADYPQATIVPDLDALLARADVECVVIATPNDTHFALAKRVLEADKHVVVDKPVTLTAVEARTLADLAASRKRVFAPFHNRRWDGDFMTVRALLESGELGRVTVFESHFDRFRPAIRQRWREDATRGGGLLFDLGPHLIDQALALFGAPQTVYASVKAHRDQATAPDYVHLQLGYASHEVLLHASALTAVVAPRFTIHGTRGSYIKYGLDTQEDQLKAGLRPGNAGFAGGNEAGTLRVLEQGGDQEVERALPTRDGAYVHFYRALAAAIHDGVPFPVSAQDAVDVMTVIELAQRSNDEGVRLPFKRGS is encoded by the coding sequence ATGACTTCGCAGTTGAAAATTGGATTGATGGGTTATGGCTATGCCGGCGCGACGTTCCACGCGCCGGTCGTCGAACACTGCGGTCACGCGCAGCTTGCAGCGATCGCAACGGGTCAACCTGACAAAGCGCGTGCCGATTATCCGCAGGCCACGATCGTGCCCGACCTCGACGCACTGCTTGCGCGTGCCGACGTCGAATGCGTCGTGATCGCAACGCCGAACGACACGCACTTCGCGCTTGCAAAGCGCGTACTCGAAGCGGACAAACACGTCGTAGTCGACAAACCCGTCACCTTGACCGCCGTCGAAGCGCGCACGCTCGCGGACCTCGCGGCTAGCCGCAAGCGTGTCTTCGCACCGTTCCACAACCGCCGCTGGGACGGCGACTTCATGACCGTTCGTGCGCTGCTCGAAAGCGGCGAGCTCGGCCGCGTCACCGTCTTCGAATCGCACTTCGACCGTTTTCGCCCAGCCATCCGTCAACGTTGGCGCGAAGACGCGACGCGTGGCGGCGGCCTGCTGTTCGATCTCGGCCCGCATCTGATCGATCAGGCGCTGGCGCTGTTCGGCGCGCCGCAGACGGTCTACGCATCGGTGAAAGCGCACCGCGATCAGGCGACCGCGCCCGATTACGTGCATCTGCAACTCGGCTATGCATCGCATGAAGTGCTGCTGCACGCGAGCGCGCTGACGGCAGTCGTTGCGCCGCGCTTCACGATTCACGGCACACGCGGCAGCTACATAAAGTACGGCCTTGATACGCAGGAAGACCAGCTCAAAGCGGGCCTGCGTCCAGGCAACGCGGGTTTCGCCGGCGGCAACGAGGCAGGCACACTGCGCGTGCTCGAACAAGGCGGCGATCAGGAAGTCGAACGCGCGCTGCCGACTCGCGATGGCGCCTACGTCCACTTCTATCGCGCATTGGCCGCAGCGATTCACGACGGCGTGCCTTTCCCGGTCAGCGCCCAGGATGCAGTCGACGTGATGACGGTGATCGAACTCGCGCAACGCAGCAACGACGAAGGCGTGCGCTTGCCGTTCAAGCGCGGCAGCTAA
- the gcvT gene encoding glycine cleavage system aminomethyltransferase GcvT: MTELKRTPLNATHRALNARMVDFGGWDMPVNYGSQIEEHKAVRTDAGMFDVSHMCAVDLSGPRTREFLAYALANNVGKLQTAGRALYSCLLNPEGGVIDDLIVYFFDETSFRIVVNAATAEKDIAWFNKLNADRGFGVTITPRRDLAIVAVQGPQAREKVWQTVPAARAATEALKPFNAARVDGTPFGDLTVARTGYTGEDGFEIIGPAAHVEALWKALQAQGVRPAGLGARDTLRLEAGMNLYGQDMDDAVSPLDAGLAWTVDLTAPRDFVGRAPLEAKGAQQAFIGLILQKENGKAAGVLRAHQKVDTPHGAGEITSGTFSPTMQESIAFARVPKGVQPGDVVHVHIRDRAFPASVVKLPFVRNGKVLVS, encoded by the coding sequence ATGACCGAACTCAAACGCACCCCGCTCAACGCCACGCACCGCGCGCTCAACGCCCGCATGGTCGATTTCGGCGGCTGGGACATGCCCGTTAACTACGGCTCGCAGATCGAAGAACACAAGGCCGTGCGCACCGACGCCGGCATGTTCGACGTGTCGCATATGTGCGCCGTCGATCTGAGCGGCCCGCGCACCCGTGAATTCCTCGCCTACGCGCTTGCCAACAACGTCGGCAAGCTGCAAACGGCAGGCCGCGCGCTGTACTCCTGTCTGCTGAACCCCGAAGGCGGCGTGATCGACGACCTGATCGTCTATTTCTTCGACGAAACCAGTTTCCGCATTGTCGTCAACGCGGCGACCGCCGAAAAAGACATCGCGTGGTTCAACAAGCTCAACGCGGACCGCGGCTTCGGCGTGACGATCACGCCGCGTCGCGATCTCGCGATCGTCGCGGTGCAAGGCCCGCAAGCACGCGAAAAAGTCTGGCAAACGGTGCCGGCCGCGCGCGCCGCGACCGAAGCGCTGAAGCCGTTCAACGCGGCGCGCGTAGATGGCACGCCGTTCGGCGATCTGACCGTCGCACGCACCGGCTACACGGGCGAAGACGGCTTCGAAATCATTGGGCCGGCCGCGCATGTCGAGGCGCTGTGGAAGGCACTCCAGGCGCAAGGCGTGCGCCCGGCCGGGCTCGGCGCGCGCGACACGCTGCGTCTCGAAGCCGGCATGAACCTGTACGGCCAGGATATGGACGACGCCGTCTCGCCGCTCGACGCCGGCCTCGCCTGGACCGTCGACCTGACCGCACCGCGCGACTTCGTCGGCCGCGCGCCGCTCGAAGCAAAAGGCGCGCAGCAGGCGTTCATCGGCCTGATCCTGCAGAAGGAAAACGGCAAGGCCGCCGGCGTGCTGCGCGCGCATCAGAAAGTCGATACGCCGCACGGCGCAGGCGAGATTACCAGCGGCACGTTCTCACCCACGATGCAGGAGTCGATCGCCTTCGCGCGCGTGCCGAAAGGCGTGCAGCCGGGCGATGTCGTGCATGTGCACATCCGCGACAGAGCGTTTCCCGCAAGCGTGGTAAAACTGCCGTTCGTACGCAACGGCAAGGTGCTCGTCAGTTGA
- the gcvH gene encoding glycine cleavage system protein GcvH, with translation MSIPADLKYTESHEWVRTEADGTLTVGITDHAQEALGDIVFFEVQQLGKTVAAGDTVAVIESVKAASDIYAPVSGEIIAMNQDVVDTPDSVNGAPYENWLFKVKPTAGAAQDRLMDAAAYGKSIGE, from the coding sequence ATGAGCATCCCGGCCGATCTGAAATACACCGAATCGCACGAATGGGTCCGCACCGAAGCGGACGGCACGCTGACCGTCGGTATCACCGACCATGCGCAGGAAGCGCTCGGCGACATCGTCTTCTTCGAAGTGCAGCAACTGGGCAAGACCGTCGCTGCCGGCGACACGGTCGCCGTCATTGAATCGGTCAAGGCCGCTTCCGATATCTATGCGCCGGTTTCGGGCGAGATCATTGCGATGAATCAGGACGTGGTCGATACGCCCGATTCGGTGAACGGCGCGCCGTATGAAAACTGGCTCTTCAAGGTCAAGCCGACCGCCGGCGCCGCACAAGACCGGCTGATGGACGCTGCCGCTTACGGCAAGTCGATCGGCGAGTAA
- the gcvP gene encoding aminomethyl-transferring glycine dehydrogenase, translating into MKLEHPDRLMNRTPLSLAALEVHDAFAERHIGPDAADQQAMLDALGFASRAALIDAVIPKAIRRADALPLGPFAEPKSEAEALAALRELADKNQVFRSYIGQGYYNAHTPAVILRNVMENPAWYTAYTPYQPEISQGRLEALLNYQQMIVDLTGLAMSNASLLDEATAAAEAMTLLQRVGKSQSNVFYVADDVLPQTIEVVKTRATPVGIEVKVGPAADAAKANAFGVLLQYPGANGDVLDYRALAEAVHAAGGHVIAAADLLALTVLTPPAEWGADVAVGNSQRFGVPIGFGGPHAAYVAVRDEFKRQMPGRLVGVTVDAQGNPALRLALQTREQHIRREKATSNVCTAQALLAIMASMYAVYHGPQGLKTIALRVNRMAALLAAGAKHLGYTLVNETFFDTLTFETGARTQALHDAATGKRINLRHVSDTRVGLSLDETTTRADLTDLLAAFAQAAFADNVPTVDELDAQLGASNTFPASLERTSAYLTHHVFNRHHSETEMLRYLRSLSDKDLALDRSMIPLGSCTMKLNATSEMLPVTWPEFGQIHPFAPAEQTVGYREMIDQLEQMLVAATGYAAVSLQPNAGSQGEYAGLLIIHAYHASRGEGHRNVCLIPASAHGTNPASAQMAGMQVVVVACDTQGNVDIEDLRKKAAQHADKLAAIMITYPSTHGVFEQNVREICEIVHAHGGQVYVDGANMNAMVGLSAPGQFGGDVSHLNLHKTFCIPHGGGGPGVGPVAVGAHLAQFLPNQTSTGYERDAHGIGAVSAAPYGSASILPISWMYIAMMGAANLTAASETAILNANYVANRLAPHYPVLYAGPGGLVAHECILDLRPIKDTSGISVDDVAKRLMDYGFHAPTMSFPVPGTLMVEPTESESKEELDRFVEAMIAIRNEIRAVEEGRADREDNPLKHAPHTAAAVVADDWKHAYSRETAAYPLPGLIARKYWPPVGRADNAYGDRNLFCSCVPVADYE; encoded by the coding sequence ATGAAGCTCGAACACCCGGACCGCCTGATGAACCGCACCCCTCTCTCGCTCGCTGCGCTCGAAGTGCACGATGCCTTCGCCGAACGGCACATCGGCCCCGATGCTGCCGATCAGCAGGCGATGCTCGACGCGCTAGGCTTCGCCTCGCGCGCCGCGCTGATCGATGCGGTGATTCCGAAGGCGATCCGGCGTGCCGACGCGCTGCCGCTCGGCCCGTTCGCGGAGCCGAAAAGCGAAGCGGAAGCGCTCGCCGCGCTGCGCGAGCTCGCGGACAAGAACCAGGTGTTCCGCTCGTATATCGGGCAGGGCTATTACAACGCGCACACGCCGGCGGTGATCCTGCGCAACGTGATGGAAAACCCGGCGTGGTACACCGCGTACACGCCATATCAGCCGGAAATCTCGCAAGGCCGTCTCGAAGCGCTGCTCAACTATCAGCAGATGATCGTCGACCTGACGGGCCTCGCGATGTCGAACGCGTCGCTGCTCGACGAAGCAACGGCTGCGGCCGAAGCGATGACGCTGCTGCAGCGCGTCGGCAAATCGCAGTCGAACGTGTTCTATGTCGCCGACGACGTACTGCCGCAAACCATCGAAGTGGTGAAGACGCGCGCGACGCCCGTCGGCATCGAAGTGAAGGTGGGCCCGGCTGCGGATGCAGCCAAGGCGAACGCATTCGGCGTGCTGCTGCAGTATCCGGGCGCGAACGGCGACGTGCTGGACTACCGCGCGCTAGCGGAAGCGGTGCATGCAGCCGGCGGCCACGTGATCGCCGCCGCCGATCTGCTCGCGCTGACCGTGCTGACGCCGCCCGCCGAATGGGGCGCGGACGTCGCGGTCGGCAACTCGCAGCGCTTTGGCGTGCCGATCGGTTTCGGCGGCCCGCATGCCGCGTATGTCGCGGTACGCGACGAATTCAAGCGGCAGATGCCGGGCCGCCTCGTCGGCGTGACCGTCGATGCGCAGGGCAATCCGGCGCTGCGTCTCGCGCTGCAAACGCGCGAGCAACATATCCGCCGCGAAAAGGCGACCTCGAATGTGTGTACCGCGCAGGCGCTGCTCGCGATCATGGCGAGCATGTACGCGGTCTATCACGGCCCGCAGGGCCTGAAGACGATCGCGCTGCGCGTGAACCGTATGGCCGCGCTGCTTGCCGCCGGCGCGAAACACCTCGGCTACACGCTCGTCAACGAGACGTTCTTCGACACGCTGACCTTCGAAACCGGCGCGCGCACGCAAGCGCTGCACGATGCGGCGACGGGCAAGCGCATCAACTTGCGCCACGTCAGCGACACGCGCGTCGGCCTTTCGCTCGACGAAACGACGACGCGCGCCGATCTCACCGATCTGCTTGCGGCCTTCGCGCAGGCCGCGTTCGCCGATAACGTGCCGACCGTCGACGAACTCGATGCGCAACTGGGCGCTTCGAACACGTTCCCGGCGTCGCTCGAACGGACGAGCGCGTACCTCACGCATCACGTGTTCAACCGCCACCATTCGGAAACGGAAATGCTGCGCTATCTGCGCAGCCTGTCGGACAAGGACCTCGCGCTCGACCGTTCGATGATCCCGCTCGGCTCGTGCACGATGAAGCTGAACGCGACGTCGGAGATGCTGCCGGTCACGTGGCCCGAGTTCGGCCAGATTCACCCGTTCGCGCCGGCCGAACAGACGGTCGGCTACCGTGAAATGATCGATCAGCTCGAGCAGATGCTCGTCGCCGCGACCGGCTATGCGGCCGTCTCGCTGCAGCCGAACGCGGGCTCGCAAGGCGAGTACGCGGGCCTGTTGATCATCCACGCGTACCACGCGTCGCGCGGCGAAGGGCATCGCAACGTGTGTCTGATTCCGGCGTCCGCGCACGGCACGAACCCGGCTTCGGCGCAGATGGCGGGCATGCAGGTGGTGGTCGTTGCATGCGATACGCAGGGTAACGTCGATATCGAAGACCTGAGGAAGAAGGCCGCGCAGCACGCTGACAAGCTCGCCGCGATCATGATCACGTATCCGTCGACGCACGGCGTGTTCGAGCAGAACGTGCGCGAGATCTGCGAGATCGTGCACGCGCACGGCGGCCAGGTGTATGTGGACGGCGCGAACATGAACGCGATGGTGGGCCTCTCCGCGCCCGGCCAGTTCGGCGGCGACGTTTCGCACCTGAATCTGCACAAGACGTTCTGCATTCCCCACGGCGGCGGCGGCCCGGGCGTCGGTCCGGTTGCGGTCGGCGCGCACCTCGCACAGTTCCTGCCGAACCAGACGTCGACGGGCTATGAGCGCGACGCACACGGCATCGGCGCGGTGTCGGCGGCACCATATGGCTCGGCATCGATTCTGCCGATCTCGTGGATGTATATCGCGATGATGGGCGCGGCGAATCTGACCGCCGCCAGCGAGACCGCGATCCTGAACGCGAACTACGTCGCGAACAGGCTCGCGCCGCACTATCCGGTGCTGTATGCGGGCCCGGGCGGACTCGTCGCGCACGAGTGCATTCTCGACCTGCGGCCGATCAAGGACACGAGCGGCATCTCGGTCGACGACGTCGCGAAGCGTCTGATGGACTACGGCTTCCACGCGCCGACGATGAGCTTCCCGGTGCCGGGTACGCTGATGGTCGAGCCGACCGAGTCGGAGTCGAAGGAAGAGCTCGACCGCTTTGTCGAAGCGATGATCGCGATCCGCAATGAAATCCGCGCCGTCGAAGAAGGCCGCGCCGATCGCGAGGACAATCCGCTCAAGCACGCGCCGCACACGGCGGCGGCCGTGGTGGCGGACGACTGGAAGCACGCGTATTCGCGTGAAACGGCTGCTTACCCGCTGCCGGGGCTGATCGCGCGGAAGTACTGGCCGCCGGTGGGTCGCGCGGATAACGCGTATGGCGATCGCAATCTGTTCTGCTCGTGCGTGCCGGTGGCGGATTACGAGTGA
- a CDS encoding class I SAM-dependent methyltransferase, with amino-acid sequence MKQKAIITLLWGKHFGALEQFLQMHEPMAVIASLPTLSPQMQAAIAQTGCTLVSLDGFLQEAGALQTVNDETQRVLGTFERHIQQQPDLCGFAAEAADKLRPIVFESVRDDLPATVQLLECLKRAAEQYDIALLATNEDMMRVGKTATAWARAQGIPSVHLAHSIALIDPYTVHNELIADKLVVYGQRGMEGYRDLGVAEDRLVAAGNPAWDCYATLRKQKPACRQQLNTKYGLKAELPLVVFGTTWAANLSAHCIEDIFDASVAAFIVACQKLKEAGVKVNAVIKDRPSNAQFGATRCAEILAELGVPAEGYFYASDDTELFAAGADVLVAVDSNYLVEGMLAHTPVVNLMNTSGMLMGPCFEAETGVVEVEAHELASALHQILTSRELRTSLVQLGQKRTAYYNHNDGDGMASVRVAQVLAGTAMGLAPRSQRYVWQQYLDVESGEIAEGYHTPGRPNLVAMYSNNPSTVIDIGCAAGSTAALIKQRFPSSRVWGIEMNRAAAQVASSKIDRVLVGKFEDFDLEREGIAKGTLDGVLLADVLEHMYNPWDVMVKLRPYMSPTGQLVLSIPNVRNLMLMDDLSKGKWTYASSGLLDITHIRFFTLNEIVKFCNETGYRIVRTEHAIDGRLQGIWNQYQSHTTPIEVNMERIKLKDVTRGELLELCTIQFLLLLEKDPLHG; translated from the coding sequence ATGAAACAGAAGGCCATTATTACCCTGCTGTGGGGCAAGCACTTTGGTGCCCTCGAGCAGTTCCTGCAGATGCACGAACCGATGGCGGTGATTGCGTCGCTGCCTACGCTTTCACCGCAGATGCAGGCCGCGATCGCGCAGACCGGCTGCACGCTCGTTTCACTGGACGGCTTCCTGCAGGAAGCCGGCGCGCTGCAGACGGTGAACGACGAGACGCAACGCGTGCTGGGCACCTTCGAGCGCCACATCCAGCAGCAGCCGGACCTTTGCGGCTTCGCTGCCGAAGCGGCCGACAAATTGCGGCCCATCGTGTTCGAAAGCGTGAGGGACGATCTGCCCGCCACCGTCCAGCTGCTCGAGTGCCTGAAGCGCGCCGCCGAACAGTACGACATCGCACTGCTGGCGACCAACGAGGACATGATGCGCGTCGGCAAGACGGCGACGGCATGGGCGCGCGCGCAGGGCATTCCGAGCGTGCATCTTGCGCACTCGATTGCGCTTATCGATCCGTACACCGTGCACAACGAATTGATCGCCGACAAGCTCGTCGTGTACGGTCAGCGCGGCATGGAAGGCTATCGCGATCTGGGCGTTGCCGAGGACCGGCTGGTCGCAGCGGGCAATCCGGCGTGGGATTGCTACGCGACGCTGCGCAAGCAAAAGCCGGCGTGCCGTCAGCAACTGAACACGAAATACGGGCTGAAAGCAGAGTTGCCGCTCGTGGTGTTCGGCACGACATGGGCCGCCAATCTGAGCGCTCATTGCATCGAGGACATTTTCGACGCGTCGGTGGCCGCGTTCATTGTCGCGTGCCAGAAGCTCAAGGAAGCGGGCGTGAAGGTCAATGCCGTGATCAAGGACCGTCCGTCGAATGCCCAATTCGGCGCCACCCGTTGCGCAGAAATTCTGGCGGAGCTGGGCGTGCCCGCCGAGGGCTATTTCTACGCAAGCGACGACACCGAACTGTTCGCGGCGGGCGCCGACGTGCTGGTTGCCGTCGATTCGAACTATCTGGTTGAAGGCATGCTCGCGCACACGCCTGTCGTCAATCTGATGAACACGTCGGGCATGCTGATGGGCCCGTGTTTCGAGGCGGAAACGGGCGTGGTGGAAGTCGAGGCGCATGAACTCGCGTCGGCGCTTCATCAGATACTGACCAGTCGGGAGTTGCGCACCAGCCTCGTGCAACTCGGCCAGAAGCGCACCGCGTACTACAACCATAACGACGGCGACGGCATGGCATCGGTGCGCGTCGCGCAGGTGCTCGCCGGCACGGCCATGGGACTTGCGCCGCGCAGCCAGCGCTATGTATGGCAACAGTATCTGGACGTCGAATCGGGCGAGATCGCCGAGGGCTATCACACGCCGGGCCGGCCGAATCTGGTTGCCATGTATTCGAACAATCCTTCGACCGTGATCGACATCGGCTGCGCGGCCGGCAGCACGGCGGCGCTGATCAAGCAGCGTTTTCCGTCGAGCCGGGTTTGGGGCATCGAGATGAACCGCGCTGCCGCTCAAGTGGCGAGCAGCAAGATCGACCGGGTGCTGGTCGGCAAGTTCGAGGACTTCGACCTCGAGCGCGAAGGCATCGCGAAGGGAACGCTCGACGGTGTGCTGCTCGCCGACGTGCTCGAGCACATGTACAACCCGTGGGATGTGATGGTGAAGCTGCGTCCGTACATGTCGCCGACGGGGCAGCTGGTGTTGAGCATTCCCAACGTGCGCAACCTGATGTTGATGGACGATCTGAGCAAGGGCAAATGGACCTATGCTTCTTCCGGTCTGCTCGATATCACGCATATCCGCTTCTTCACGCTAAACGAGATCGTCAAGTTCTGCAATGAAACGGGATACAGGATCGTGCGCACCGAGCACGCGATCGACGGCAGGTTGCAGGGAATCTGGAACCAGTACCAGTCGCATACGACGCCGATCGAAGTTAACATGGAGCGGATCAAGCTCAAAGACGTGACGCGCGGCGAACTGCTCGAGCTGTGTACCATCCAGTTCCTTCTGCTGCTGGAGAAAGATCCGCTACACGGCTGA
- a CDS encoding class I SAM-dependent methyltransferase, which produces MSAQPDKLAGSQGRKDLIRWKTDAWKDPGMVNWYSSRMAQNETTNLLKNAIEVNTIRRYARGPQIIDIGVGTGRAALPLVADGYDVMGVDSSQAMLDETRRLANGAPIRLQVGDVERLPCDDASFDCAVSLNVLVHFPNWREALLEWKRVVRPGGRIIFDIHTRDHAETAYGADKSQWPDALRATDEAGTFGLYMSRASIAELVEFANAQGFAIQTVVPYGAFLGGGNTNWLLYSSLEQKASWKRTLSWFARDQGLVDLGLFLEESIVAHLAPKIAGRMFVVLDNHADPAANARFAADMAARNAALDSLDVANLAAWLPLAPEAISAELDKLLKPLRSRHFFFLLFQALLTRFPHVEFRGAVPGEMLRELSTWLLSHALDQKSTAIARSWSAGVADKFKEGTDVTVGAEYNLVRALLSRYFGVFSEGQR; this is translated from the coding sequence ATGAGCGCACAACCCGACAAACTCGCCGGATCGCAAGGCCGCAAGGACCTGATCCGGTGGAAAACCGATGCCTGGAAAGATCCCGGCATGGTGAACTGGTATTCGAGCCGGATGGCCCAGAACGAGACGACCAACCTGCTGAAGAACGCGATCGAAGTCAACACGATCCGGCGTTACGCACGCGGGCCTCAGATCATCGACATTGGTGTCGGCACGGGCCGCGCCGCGCTGCCGCTGGTCGCCGATGGCTACGACGTGATGGGCGTCGACAGCTCGCAGGCGATGCTCGACGAGACTCGCCGCCTCGCGAACGGCGCGCCGATCCGCTTGCAGGTGGGCGACGTGGAGCGCCTGCCGTGCGACGACGCTTCGTTCGACTGCGCCGTGTCCCTGAACGTACTGGTGCATTTCCCGAACTGGCGCGAAGCGCTGCTCGAATGGAAGCGCGTCGTGCGCCCGGGCGGCCGGATCATTTTCGACATTCACACGCGGGATCACGCCGAAACCGCCTATGGCGCGGACAAATCGCAATGGCCCGACGCACTGCGCGCCACCGATGAAGCAGGTACGTTCGGACTGTATATGTCGCGCGCGAGCATTGCCGAGCTCGTCGAGTTCGCCAACGCGCAGGGTTTCGCGATCCAGACTGTCGTGCCGTATGGCGCGTTTCTTGGCGGCGGCAATACGAACTGGCTGCTCTATTCGTCGCTCGAGCAGAAAGCGAGCTGGAAACGCACGCTGTCATGGTTTGCGCGTGACCAGGGACTGGTCGATCTCGGGTTGTTCCTCGAAGAGTCGATCGTCGCGCATCTCGCGCCGAAGATCGCCGGCCGTATGTTCGTCGTGCTCGACAACCATGCTGATCCCGCGGCCAACGCGCGGTTCGCAGCCGACATGGCCGCGCGCAACGCGGCGCTCGATTCACTCGATGTCGCCAATCTCGCGGCATGGCTGCCGCTGGCGCCGGAGGCGATCAGCGCGGAACTCGACAAGCTGCTCAAGCCGCTGCGCAGCCGTCACTTTTTCTTCCTGCTGTTCCAGGCCCTGCTCACACGCTTTCCTCACGTCGAATTTCGCGGCGCCGTGCCGGGCGAGATGTTGCGCGAACTATCGACGTGGCTTCTCAGCCACGCGCTCGATCAGAAATCGACGGCGATCGCGCGCAGCTGGTCGGCGGGCGTTGCGGACAAATTCAAGGAAGGCACTGACGTGACCGTCGGTGCCGAATACAACCTGGTGCGGGCGCTGCTCTCCCGATACTTTGGCGTTTTTAGCGAGGGCCAGCGATGA